CGGTGCACGGCACGTTCGCCACCGCCGCCGCGGAGCTGGAGCGCGTCGCGCGGATGAAGTTCGACGTGGTCTACCTGCCGCCGATCCACCCCATCGGCGAGGTCAACCGCAAGGGCCGCAACAACACCATCACTGCGGGCCCCGACGACGTCGGCTCGCCGTGGGCCATCGGCTCGAAGGACGGCGGCCACGACGCGGTGCACCCGCTGCTGGGCACGCCGGTCGACTTCAAGTCCTTCGTGGACCGCGCGCACGAGCTGGGCCTGGAGGTGGCGCTGGACCTGGCGCTCCAGTGCGCGCCGGACCACCCGTGGGTGACCGGGCACCCCGAGTGGTTCACCACCCTGGCCGACGGGACGATCGCGCACGCGGAGAACCCGCCGAAGAAGTACCAGGACATCTACCCGCTCAACTTCGACAACGACCCGCGCGGCCTGCACCAGGAGGTGCTGCGGGTGGTGCGGCACTGGATCGGCCAGGGCGTGCGGATCTTCCGGGTCGACAACCCGCACACCAAGCCGCCGGACTTCTGGCACCGGCTGATCGCGCAGGTCAAGCACGAGCACCCGGACGTGCTGTTCCTGGCCGAGGCGTTCACCCGACCGGCGCGGCTCTACGGGCTGGCCAGGCTGGGCTTCGACCAGAGCTACACCTACTTCACCTGGCGCGACACCAAGGCCGAGCTGACCGCGTTCGGCACCGAACTCGCCGCCCACGCCCACGAGGCCCGCCCCAACCTGTTCGTCACCACCCCGGACATCCTGCCGAAGGGGCTCCAGGCCGGCCTGCCCGCGATGTCCGCGCTGCGCGCCGCGCTGGCCGCGACGCTCGCGCCGACGTGGGGCGTCTACTCCGGCTTCGAGCTGCACGAGCACGAGGTGCTGCGGGAGGGCGGCGAGGAGTTCCTGAACTCGGAGAAGTACCAGCTGCGGCCCCGCGACTTCGAGCGGGCCCGGCGCGAGGGCCGGTCGCTGGAACCCTGGCTGACCAGGCTCAACGAGCTGCGCCGCGCCCACCCGGCGCTGCGCCGGCTGCGCGGGCTGCGGTTCCACGACGTGGACAACGACCGGCTCATCGCCTACTCCCGCACCGACCCGGCCACCGGCGACGCGGTGGTCTGCGTCGTCACCCTCGACCCGCACGCGCCCCAGGAGGGCACGGTGCGCCTGGACCTCGACGCCCTGGGCCTGCCCGAGCACTTCCCCGCGCACGACGGGGTGAGCGGGCAGACCTGGCGCTGGGGCCGGGAGAACTACGTCCGGCTCGACCCCGCCACCGCGGTCGCCCACGTCGTCGACGTCGGCCGGCCCGCCCGTCTTGGTGAAGGAGCGTGACACCGTGTCGCCACTGAACCGGTACGACGACCCCGAGTGGTTCAAGCGCGCCGTCTTCTACGAGGTGCTGGTCGGCGCGTTCGCCGACGCGAACGGCGACGGCATCGGCGACCTGCGCGGGCTGGAGTCCAAGCTGGACTACCTCCAGTGGCTGGGCGTCGACTGCCTGTGGCTGCCGCCGTTCTACGCCTCGCCGATGAACGACGGCGGCTACGACATCAGCGACTTCCGCAAGGTGCGGCCCGAGTTCGGCGAGCTGTCGGACTTCGTGCGGCTGCTGTGCTCGGCGCACCGGCGCGGCATGAAGGTGATCACCGACCTGGTGGTGAACCACACCTCCGAGGCGCACCCCTGGTTCCAGGAGTCGCGCCGCGACCCGGACGGCCCGTTCGGCGACTTCTACGTGTGGAGCGACACCGACCGGCGCTACGACGGCACCCGGGTCATCTTCGTCGACACCGAGGACTCCAACTGGACCCTCGACCCGGTGCGCGGCCAGTTCTACTGGCACCGGTTCTTCTCCCACCAGCCCGACCTCAACTACGACAACCCGGCCGTGCGCGGCGCCATGCTCGACGTGCTGCGCTTCTGGCTCGACCTGGGCGTCGACGGGTTCCGCCTGGACGCGGTGCCCTACCTGTTCGAGCGCGACGGCACCAACAACGAGAACCTGCCCGAGACGCACGAGTTCCTGAAGCTGGTGCGCGAGGTCGTCGACGACGAGTACCCGGGCCGCCTGCTGCTGGCCGAGGCCAACCAGTGGCCCGCGGACGTGGCGCACTACTTCGGCGACCCGGAGACCGGCGGCGACGAGTGCCACATGGCCTTCCACTTCCCGCTGATGCCGCGGCTGTTCATGGCGCTGCGCAAGGAGTCCGGCCTGCCCGTGTCGGAGATCCTGGCGCAGACCCCCGACCTCCCCTCCGGCGCCCAGTGGGGCATCTTCCTGCGCAACCACGACGAGCTGACCCTGGAGATGGTCACCGACGAGGAGCGCGACTACATGTACGCCGAGTACGCGCCCGAGCCCCGGATGAAGGCCAACGTCGGCATCCGCCGCCGGCTGGCGCCGCTGGTGGGCAACTCCCGCCCGCAGCTGGAGCTGCTGACCGCGATCCTGCTGTCGATGCCCGGTTCGCCGGTGCTCTACTACGGCGACGAGATCGGCATGGGCGACAACATCTGGCTGCCCGACCGCGACGGCGTGCGCACCCCGATGCAGTGGACCCCCGACCGCAACGCCGGCTTCTCCTCCGCCGAACCCGGCAAGCTCTGCCTGCCCGTGGTCGACGACACCGTCTTCGGCTACCGGTCGGTCAACGTCGAGTCGCAGCTGGGCTACGAGTCGTCGCTGCTGAACTGGACGCGGCGGATGCTGGCCGTGCGGCGCGGGCACCCGGCGTTCGGCCTGGGCTCCTTCGCCGAGCTGGACGTGTCCAACACCGCCGTGCTCGCCTACCTGCGCCGCCACGGCGACGAGGCGCTGCTGTGCGTGTTCAACTTCTCCGGCCGGTCCCAGCCGGTCGAGGTCAAGCTGCCCGGCCTGGACGGCGCGGTGCCCGTGGAGCTGACCGGCGGGGTGCGGTTCCCGGCCGTGGGCGGCGAGCGCTACCAGCTCACCCTGCCCGGCCACGGCTTCTGCTGGTTCCGCCTGGAGGGCGCGACCGACGGGGGTGGCCGGCCGTGACGACCGCGGTGGACACCCTGGCCGGCGCGCTGGCGCGCTGGCTGCCCGCGCAGCGCTGGTACGCGGCCAAGGACCGCGAGCCCCGAGAAGTGCTGGTCGAGCGCGTGACACCGCTGCTCGACGGCGACCCGGCCCTGCGGCACGTGCTGCTGCTGGTGGACGGCGAGCGCTACCAGGTGCTGCTGGGCAGGCGGGCCGCCCTGCCCGCGGCGCTGGCCGGCGCGGCGATCGCGGACACGCCCGCCGGCGTGGTCTACGCGGCCACCCGCGACGGCGAGCTGATGACCCGCCTGCTGGGCCGCCTGCGCGCCGCGCCGCGCGGTCCGGTGTTCGAACCCGAGCCGGGCGCCCGGGTGGCGCTCGACCTGCCGGCCCGCGTGCTGCCGGTGGAGCAGAGCAACACCTCGCTGGTGCTGGGCGACCGCTACATCCTCAAGCTGTTCCGGCGCGTGCTGCCCGGCCCGCACCCGGACGTCGAGCTGCACCGGGCCCTGCGCGCCGCGGGCACCCCGCACGTGGCGCGCCTGCTCGGCGCGCTGACCGTCGAGGTCGACGGCGGGCGGGCCGCGCTGGGCGTCCTCCAGGAGTTCCTGCCCGACGCCCGGGACGGCTGGGCGCTGGCCACCGCCGACCGGACCGCGTTCGCGCCCGAGGCCGCCGCGCTGGGCCGGGCCGTCGCGACCGTGCACGGCGCGCTGGCCGACGCCTTCGGGCCGCGCAACCCCGCCGTCCCGGACCTGTCCGACACCGCCGACCGGCTGCACCGGCGGTTCTCCGCGCTGGCGGGCGGCATCCCGGAGCTGGCGCCGTTCGAACCCGCGCTGCGCGCGGCGTTCGACCGGGTGCGCACCGCGCCCGGCCCGTTCACCCTGCAACGCGTGCACGGCGACCTGCACCTGGGCCAGGCGCTGCGGTCGGGCGGCGGCTGGACGATCATCGACTTCGAGGGCGAACCCGGGCAGCCGCTGGCCGAGCGCAACGCGCCACGCCACCCGCTCCAGGACGTGGCCACCATGCTGCGGTCCTTCGACTACGCCGCCCACCACGGCACCGCCGACCCCGACTGGGCGCGGCGCGTGCGCGACGCGTTCTGCGACGGCTACGCCGGGGTGCTGGCCGACCCGCGCGACCAGCCGGCCCTGCTGCACGCCCTGGAGCTGGACAAAGCCGTCTACGAGGTGGCCTACGAGCGGGCCAACCGGCCCGACTGGACCGCCATCCCCCTCGGCGCGGTCAGCCGGCTCCTGGGAGCGGGCTCGTGACCGCCGCACCCGCCCTGGACGAGGTGGACCGGCTGCTGCTCGGCGACCACCGCGACCCGCACGCCCTGCTCGGCCCGCACCCGGCGGGCCCCGACACCGTGGTGCGCACCGCGCAGCCCGGCGCGGGCTCGGTCGCCGCGCTGGTGGGCGGCGCCCGGTACCCGCTGACCGAGATCGCCCACGGCCTGTTCGCCGGGTTCGTGCCCGGCCGGGTCACCGACCACCGGTTCCTGGTCGACGGCACGCGCGTGGTGGACGACCCCTACGCCCACCCGCCCACCGTCGCCCCCGAGGACCTGGCGCTCATCGCCCGCGGCGAGCACCCCCGGCCGTGGGACGTGCTGGGCGCCCACCCGCGTGCCGGCGGCGTCGCCTTCGCGGTGTGGGCGCCCCACGCCCGCGGCGTGCGGGTGGCCGGCGACTTCGACGCCTGGGACGGCCGCGGCACCCCGCTGCGGCACCTCGGCGCGGGCGTGTGGGAGCTGTTCGTGCCCGGCGTGCGCCCCGGCTGCCGGTACAAGTTCCGCGTGCTCGGCGCGGACGGCCGGTGGCAGGAGCACGCCGACCCGCTGGCGTTCGCCACCGAGGTGCCGCCCGCCACCGCCTCCGTGGTCACCGCGCCCGGCCACGCCTGGCGCGACGAGGGGTGGCTGGCCCGCCGCCGCGCCACCGACTGGACCCGCGCGCCGGTCAGCGTCTACGAGGTGCACCTCGGGTCGTGGCGACCGGGCCGCGGCTACCGGGAGCTGGCCCACGAGCTGGGCGAGTACCTGGTCGGCACCGGCTTCACCCACGTGGAGCTGATGCCGGTCACCGAGCACCCGTTCGGCGGCTCGTGGGGCTACCAGGTCGGCTCCTACTACGCGCCGACCGCGCGCTTCGGCACGCCCGACGACCTGCGGTTCTTCGTCGACCACCTGCACTCGCTCGGCATCGGCGTGATCCTCGACTGGGTGCCCGCGCACTTCCCGCGCGACGCGTGGGCGCTGGCCCGCTTCGACGGCACCCCGCTCTACGAGCACCCGGACCCGCGGCGCGGCGAGCACCCCGACTGGGGGACGCTGGTGTTCGACCTGGGCAAGCCGCAGGTGCGCGGCTTCCTGCTGGGCTCGGCGCTGTACTGGCTCACCGAGTTCCACTTCGACGGGCTGCGGGTCGACGCGGTCGCCTCCATGCTCTACCTCGACTACTCCCGCCCCGACGGCGCGTGGCTGCCCAACGAGCACGGCGGCCGGGAGGACCTGGAGGCCGTGGCGTTCCTGCGGGCGCTCACCGGGGCCGTGGCGCGGCGCTGCCCGGGCGCGCTGGTGCTCGCCGAGGAGTCCACCAGCTGGCCCGGCGTGACCAGCCCGGACGGCCTGGGGTTCGACTTCAAGTGGAACATGGGCTGGATGCACGACGCGCTGGGCTACCTGCGCCACGACCCCGTGCACCGGGCCGCGCACCACGGCGCGATCACCCACTCCACCAGCTACGCGTGGAGCGAGCGCTACGTCCTGCCGCTGTCCCACGACGAGGTGGTCCACGGCAAGGGCTCGCTGTGGGGGCGGATGCCCGGCGACGACCACGCCCGCGCGGCCGGCGTGCGCGCCCTGCTGGCCTACCAGTGGGCCCACCCCGGCAAGAAGCTGCTGTTCATGGGCTGCGAGTTCGGCCAGCCCGGCGAGTGGGACGCCGACGGCTCCCTGGCGTGGTGGCTGCTCTCGCCCGAGGGCGACGGCGCGCACCACCACCGCGGCATCCAGCGGCTGGTCACCCACCTCAACGCGCTCTACCGCGGCGAACCCGCGCTGCACTCGCTCGACGCGTCACCGGACGGGTTCTCCTGGGTCCGCGCCGACGACGCGGCGAACAACGTGCTGGTCTTCCAACGGCACGGCGACGACGGCTCGGTGCTGGTGTGCGCGGTCAACTTCGCCGGCGTGCCCCACCCCGGCCACCGGGTGGGCCTGCCCGGCGCGGGGCGGTGGCGGGAGGTGCTGAACACCGACCGGGCCGAGTACGGCGGCGCGGGCGTGGTCAACGGCGAGGTGGGGGCCGTCGCGCGGCCCTGGGACGGCCTGCCCGCCTCGGCGGTGCTGGACCTGCCCGCGAGCGGGGTCGTGTGGTTGACCCGGGGGTAGGCCGGAGGGGCCCGGTGGCGCCGGGCCCCTCCCCCGGACCTTTGGCGACCCTGCCCGCGACCGTGTCGGACGACGCGTGTAACTTCCGTCCAAACGGGGTAGAGGGACGTCCATGAGCAGCACACCGATCTACGACGAGCTGGCCGCCATCCTGCTCGTCGACCAGCCGGCGACCACCGAGGCCACCGGCCAGCACCAGGCCGCGCCCGCGGTGGAGGAGCCCGCCAAGCAGGCCCGGACCGGTGGCCGGCGGCGCAAGCCCGAGCCGGAGGTCTGACCTCCTCGCGGCCATCGGGGTCGAACACGCGTTCGACCCCCGCGTTATGCTGGCACCCATGCAGGTGTCGTTGTTCGACGACGCCGCGGCCCCCGCGCTGCGGCCCCTGACCGGCCTCCGCCGCACCGCCCTGGGCGACGGCGCCTGGGTCGACGTCCTGCCCGCCTGGCTCACCGGGGCCGACGAGGTGTTCCGCCACCTGGCCGCCGAGGTGCCGTGGCGCGCCGAGCGCAGGCGGATGTACGAGCGCGTGGTCGACGTGCCGCGCCTGCTCTGCTTCTACGACGAGGACGCCCCGCTGCCGCACCCGGTGCTGGCGCGGGCGCGTGCCGCGCTGAGCGAGCGTTACCGCGACGAGCTGGGCGAGCCCTTCCGCACGGCGGGCCTGTGCTACTACCGCGACGGCCGGGACAGCGTGGCGTGGCACGGCGACACCATCGGCAGAGGGGCCACGCACGACACCATGGTGGCGATCCTGTCCGTCGGCGCGCCCCGCACCCTGGCCCTGCGCCCGCGCGGCGGCGGCGCGGCGGTGAAGTACGCGCTGGGGCACGGCGACCTCATCGTCATGGGCGGCTCGTGCCAGCGGACGTGGGAGCACGCGGTGCCCAAGGCGGCCGGCGCGGTCGGCCCGCGCGTCAGCGTCCAGTTCCGGCCGCGCGGGGTGCGCTGATCCGTCCACTGTGGTCGGTTTCGGGCGTCGAATTCCGGGTGACGCCGCCGACTGTTGAACCCATCAGGCGTTCGGCCGCTGTCGGCGGTGGTCGGCGGGTTCCTAGCATCGGGGACGTCCCACGTGCGACGGGAGGACGGCCATGGCCACCAGGGGTGCCCCGAAGAACAACGCGGTCGTGACGACCCGGGTGGACGAGGAGCGGACGGGCCCCGGCGTCGCGCCGTCGCAGGTGCTGTACTTCGCGGGGTTGGGGCTGCTGGCGCTCTTCGAGCTGGTCGAGTGGCCGGTGGCGCTGGCGATCGGCGCGGGCACGCTGGTGGCGGGGCGCGCGGCCCGCCGGGGCGCGGTGCGCCGGGACGAACCGGTCCCCGAGTGAGGGCGGTGCTGCGCGGCGCGATCGAGGCCGGCGTGGCGGCGGGCGGTTTCGCCTGGGCGGCCACGACCACCCTGCTGCCCGTGCCGCGCGCGTTGGGGTCGGCGGCCGATGTGCTGTCCTTTGTGGAGGGTTCGCCCCGGTTGCGCGCGGTGGTCGAGGACCGGATCGGGGCGGACCGCGCGCGGTACCTGTTCACCACCGGGGGTGCCGTGGCCCAGGCGCTCGCGCAGCGGCCGCTGGGGTTGCTGGCCGACACGTGTCGCGCGGTGAGCGCGGTGGCCGAGGCGAACGCCCAGCGGCGGGTGGCCGAACCCCCGTCGCGCACGCCCCGCCCGGCTCCCCTGCCACCCAGCCCGGTCGAACGCACCGCCGACCGCGTCAGCGCCCTGGTCACGGCCTGGGCGAGCGGAACCCTGCTCCTGTCGGGCAACCCCCGCCGGGCGTCGGCGGTGCTGGGCGCGTGCGCACCCAAGCCGGCCAGGGCGGGCCGCGACGTGTTCGTCACCGAGCTGAGCAGGCACCTGGCCCGGCGCGGGATCCACGTCCGCGACCTGGGTGCCCTGGCCCGGCTGGACCGCGTGGACGCGACGCTCGTCGACCCGGCGCTGTGCCGCGGCGACGGGTTGCGCCCGCACCCGCTGGCCGAGGCGCTGGCCGCGCGCGGGACGGTTGCCGATGATGCCGGTGCGCTGGTGGACGCGGTGCGCTCGATGCAGGCGGCAGGCCACGTGGTCGCGGTGGTCACGGCCGACGACCACGCCGCGCTCGCGGCGGCCGACCTCGGCATCGGCGTGGCGACGGGCGACGGCGCCCCGCCCAACAGCCCAATCTCGCCCGGCAACCCGGCCCCGTACGGCATCCCAGCCCCACCCCACGCCCCCTTCCCGCCCGACGCCCCTGCCCCGTCCGACACCCTCTTGCCGCCCAACGCCCCCTTCCCGCCCAACGCCCCCTTCCCGCCCAACGCCCTCTTCCCGCCCGACACCCCCGCCCCGCCCGACAGCCCAACCTCACCCAGTACTCCCTTCCCACCCGAGGCCCACGTGCTGTGCCCGCGGCTCACCGACGCGTGCGTCCTGCTGGACGCGGCACCGGTCGCGCGCCGCCTGGCCGACCGGGTCGCGCGGCTCGCCGTGGCGGGTGCGGCGTCGGCGGCCCTGCTCACCGCCACCACCCCGTCCCGCCGGCTGGGCCGCGCCCCCGTACCGGTCGGCGTCGCCACGCTGCTGGCCGTCGGCACCGGGGCCTGGCTCGCCCGCGCCGCCGCGCACGCGCCCGAACCGGTGCCCGTCGACCTCACCCCCTGGCACGCCATGCCCGCCGACTCGGTGGTGCGCCGGCTGGCCTCCTCCCCCGAGGGCGTGACCGACGACGAGGCGGCCCGGCGCCTGGCCGCGCTCACCCCGCGCCACGCCGAACCCCGTGAAGACCTCCTGCGCGCCTCGGTCGCGGAGCTGGACAACCCGATGACCCCGGCCCTGGCCGTCAGCGCGGGGCTGTCCGCCGTGGTCGGGTCGGCGGTGGACGCGGTGCTGATCCTGGGCGTGATCGGCATCAGCGCCCTGCTGGGCGGTGCCCAGCGGGTGCGCGCCGCCGACGCGGTGCGGGCGCTGGCCGATTCCACCGCGGTCCGGGCGCGCGTGGTGCGCGCGGGCCACGTGACCGGGGTGACCGCCGACCGGCTGGTGCCCGGCGACGTGGTGGACCTGGAGCCCGGTGACGTGGTACCCGCGGACTGCCGGCTGCTGACCGCCGACGGGTTCGAGCTGGACGAGTCCGGCCTCACCGGCGAGTCGGGGCTGGTGCGCAAGCAGGCCGGCCCCTCGCCCGCGGCGGCGGTGGCGGACCGCCGCTGCATGGCCTACCAGGGCACGTGGGTCGGTGCGGGCAAGGCGCGGGGCGTCGTCGTGGCCACCGGTGACGACACCGAGCTGAACCGCACCGGCCGGCCCCGTCCCGGTGGGCGCCGCGCGGGTGGTGTCGCCGGACGGGTGCGCGCGCTGACCGAGGTGACCATCCCGCTGTCGGTCGGCGCCGGGGTGCTGCTGGCCGCCGTCGACGTGCTGCGCGGCCGCCCGCTGGGGCCCGCGGTGGTGCGCGGTGTCGGGCTGGCGGTCGCGGCGGTGCCCGAGGGGTTGCCGTTCGTGGCGACGGCGGCCGAGCTGGCGTCGGCCAGGCGGCTGTCCCGGCGCGGCGCGCTGGTGCGCGACTCGTCGACCGTCGAGGCGCTGGGGCGGGTGGACGTGCTGTGCTTCGACAAGACCGGCACGCTGACGTTGGGGCGCATCGCGCTGCGCCGCGTGTCCGACGGCCTGGCCGACGCGCGGGTCGACGCCCTGCCCGACCGGATGCGCCCGGTGGTGGCCACCGCGCTGCGCGCGACACCCCGGCGGCGCGGGCAGCTGACCGACGACGCCGTGCACGGGGGCGCCGCGCTGCTCGGCGTCGACCGGGGCGACTGGCACCCGGTGGCCGCGCTGCCGTTCGAGTCCGCGCGCGGCTACCACGCGGTGCTGGGGCGGGGTTCCGGCGGCTGGTCACTGGCGGTGAAGGGGGCGCCGGAGGCGCTGCTGCCCCGGTGCGCGACGTGGCGGCGCGACGACGGGGTGGTGCCGCTCGACACCGCCGCCCGCGCCGCGCTGGACGCCGAGGTGCACCGGCTGGCGACCCGCGGCTACCGGCTGCTCGCCGTTGCCGAGCGCGCCACCGAACCAACCCCCACCAGCCACCCCACCGAACTGCCCCCCACCCTCGTCAACGGCTTGTGCCTGGTGGGCCTGCTGGCGCTGGCCGACCCCGTGCGCCCCAAGGCCCGCGAAGCGGTCCGCACCCTGCGGGGCGCGGGCATCGACGTCGTCATGGTCACCGGCGACCACCCGGGCACCGCCACCGCCATCGCCGAGGAGGTCGACGCCCTGGGCGACCGCGGCACCCTGACCGGCCCCGAGCTGGACGACCTCGACGACGACGCGCTGGACCGGCGGCTGCCGGGCGTCGCGGTGTTCGCCCGGGTCACCCCGGCGCAGAAGGCCAGGGTGGTGGCCGCGTTCCAGCGGTGCGGCCGGGTCGTCGCGGTCACCGGGGACGGCGCGAACGACGCACCCGCGATCCGCGCCGCCGAGGTCGGCGTGGCGCTGGGCGAGCACGCCACCACCGCCGCGCGGGAGGCGGCGGACGTCGTCATCACCGACGACCGCGTCGAAACCCTCACCGACGCGGTGGTCGAGGGGCGCGCCATGTGGGCGTCGGTGCGGGACGGCCTGTCGATCCTGCTCGGCGGCAACCTCGGCGAGATCGCCTTCACCGTGGCCGGTGGCGTGGTCGACGCGCGGGAGGCGCTGAACGTGCGCCAACTGCTGCTGGTCAACCTGCTCACCGACGCGGTGCCCGCCATGGCCGTGGCGACCCGGCCGCCCGCCCACCGCGACGCCGCGACCCTGCTCGCCGAGGGCCCCGACGCCTCGCTGGGCGAAGCGCTCGACCGGCAGATCCGCGTCCGCGCCGTCACCACGGCCGGCGCGGGCCTGGTCGCGTGGCGCCTGGCCCGCCGCACCGGACCGGTGGGGCAGGCGTCGACCGCGGCGCTGGTGGCCCTGGTCGGCGCGCAGCTCGGGCAGACCCTCGCGGTGCGGGGTCGCACGCCCCTGGTGCTGGGTGCGGCGGTGGGGTCGCTGGCGGTGCTGGCGGTGGCGGTCCAGGTGCCCGGCCTGAGCCACTTCCTCGGGTGCCGGCCGCTGCTGCCCCACCTGTGGCTGATCGCCCTGGGCGCGGCGGCGGTCGCGACGCTGGCCGCCTCGGCGCGCACGTGAAGTCCACCGGACCGACCGACCCGGGCCGACCGC
This portion of the Saccharothrix syringae genome encodes:
- a CDS encoding maltokinase N-terminal cap-like domain-containing protein, whose product is MTTAVDTLAGALARWLPAQRWYAAKDREPREVLVERVTPLLDGDPALRHVLLLVDGERYQVLLGRRAALPAALAGAAIADTPAGVVYAATRDGELMTRLLGRLRAAPRGPVFEPEPGARVALDLPARVLPVEQSNTSLVLGDRYILKLFRRVLPGPHPDVELHRALRAAGTPHVARLLGALTVEVDGGRAALGVLQEFLPDARDGWALATADRTAFAPEAAALGRAVATVHGALADAFGPRNPAVPDLSDTADRLHRRFSALAGGIPELAPFEPALRAAFDRVRTAPGPFTLQRVHGDLHLGQALRSGGGWTIIDFEGEPGQPLAERNAPRHPLQDVATMLRSFDYAAHHGTADPDWARRVRDAFCDGYAGVLADPRDQPALLHALELDKAVYEVAYERANRPDWTAIPLGAVSRLLGAGS
- a CDS encoding cation-translocating P-type ATPase: MRAVLRGAIEAGVAAGGFAWAATTTLLPVPRALGSAADVLSFVEGSPRLRAVVEDRIGADRARYLFTTGGAVAQALAQRPLGLLADTCRAVSAVAEANAQRRVAEPPSRTPRPAPLPPSPVERTADRVSALVTAWASGTLLLSGNPRRASAVLGACAPKPARAGRDVFVTELSRHLARRGIHVRDLGALARLDRVDATLVDPALCRGDGLRPHPLAEALAARGTVADDAGALVDAVRSMQAAGHVVAVVTADDHAALAAADLGIGVATGDGAPPNSPISPGNPAPYGIPAPPHAPFPPDAPAPSDTLLPPNAPFPPNAPFPPNALFPPDTPAPPDSPTSPSTPFPPEAHVLCPRLTDACVLLDAAPVARRLADRVARLAVAGAASAALLTATTPSRRLGRAPVPVGVATLLAVGTGAWLARAAAHAPEPVPVDLTPWHAMPADSVVRRLASSPEGVTDDEAARRLAALTPRHAEPREDLLRASVAELDNPMTPALAVSAGLSAVVGSAVDAVLILGVIGISALLGGAQRVRAADAVRALADSTAVRARVVRAGHVTGVTADRLVPGDVVDLEPGDVVPADCRLLTADGFELDESGLTGESGLVRKQAGPSPAAAVADRRCMAYQGTWVGAGKARGVVVATGDDTELNRTGRPRPGGRRAGGVAGRVRALTEVTIPLSVGAGVLLAAVDVLRGRPLGPAVVRGVGLAVAAVPEGLPFVATAAELASARRLSRRGALVRDSSTVEALGRVDVLCFDKTGTLTLGRIALRRVSDGLADARVDALPDRMRPVVATALRATPRRRGQLTDDAVHGGAALLGVDRGDWHPVAALPFESARGYHAVLGRGSGGWSLAVKGAPEALLPRCATWRRDDGVVPLDTAARAALDAEVHRLATRGYRLLAVAERATEPTPTSHPTELPPTLVNGLCLVGLLALADPVRPKAREAVRTLRGAGIDVVMVTGDHPGTATAIAEEVDALGDRGTLTGPELDDLDDDALDRRLPGVAVFARVTPAQKARVVAAFQRCGRVVAVTGDGANDAPAIRAAEVGVALGEHATTAAREAADVVITDDRVETLTDAVVEGRAMWASVRDGLSILLGGNLGEIAFTVAGGVVDAREALNVRQLLLVNLLTDAVPAMAVATRPPAHRDAATLLAEGPDASLGEALDRQIRVRAVTTAGAGLVAWRLARRTGPVGQASTAALVALVGAQLGQTLAVRGRTPLVLGAAVGSLAVLAVAVQVPGLSHFLGCRPLLPHLWLIALGAAAVATLAASART
- the treS gene encoding maltose alpha-D-glucosyltransferase, giving the protein MSPLNRYDDPEWFKRAVFYEVLVGAFADANGDGIGDLRGLESKLDYLQWLGVDCLWLPPFYASPMNDGGYDISDFRKVRPEFGELSDFVRLLCSAHRRGMKVITDLVVNHTSEAHPWFQESRRDPDGPFGDFYVWSDTDRRYDGTRVIFVDTEDSNWTLDPVRGQFYWHRFFSHQPDLNYDNPAVRGAMLDVLRFWLDLGVDGFRLDAVPYLFERDGTNNENLPETHEFLKLVREVVDDEYPGRLLLAEANQWPADVAHYFGDPETGGDECHMAFHFPLMPRLFMALRKESGLPVSEILAQTPDLPSGAQWGIFLRNHDELTLEMVTDEERDYMYAEYAPEPRMKANVGIRRRLAPLVGNSRPQLELLTAILLSMPGSPVLYYGDEIGMGDNIWLPDRDGVRTPMQWTPDRNAGFSSAEPGKLCLPVVDDTVFGYRSVNVESQLGYESSLLNWTRRMLAVRRGHPAFGLGSFAELDVSNTAVLAYLRRHGDEALLCVFNFSGRSQPVEVKLPGLDGAVPVELTGGVRFPAVGGERYQLTLPGHGFCWFRLEGATDGGGRP
- a CDS encoding maltotransferase domain-containing protein; translation: MSGRIYVDDVMPVVAAGRYPAKAVVGEHVPVTAVVWREGHDAAGATVVWRGPADRAPRHTRMTPVDPGADRWSAAVVPDRPGTWTFRVDAWSDPWTTWAHAVRAKLDAGQGAAELANDLAAGVALLRRAAAVKRPREQRAALLDAARALADTSRSPGGRVAPALAAPVARAMREHPVRDLVSRGATHRLRVDRPRALYGSWYEFFPRSTGGWDEHGDPVHGTFATAAAELERVARMKFDVVYLPPIHPIGEVNRKGRNNTITAGPDDVGSPWAIGSKDGGHDAVHPLLGTPVDFKSFVDRAHELGLEVALDLALQCAPDHPWVTGHPEWFTTLADGTIAHAENPPKKYQDIYPLNFDNDPRGLHQEVLRVVRHWIGQGVRIFRVDNPHTKPPDFWHRLIAQVKHEHPDVLFLAEAFTRPARLYGLARLGFDQSYTYFTWRDTKAELTAFGTELAAHAHEARPNLFVTTPDILPKGLQAGLPAMSALRAALAATLAPTWGVYSGFELHEHEVLREGGEEFLNSEKYQLRPRDFERARREGRSLEPWLTRLNELRRAHPALRRLRGLRFHDVDNDRLIAYSRTDPATGDAVVCVVTLDPHAPQEGTVRLDLDALGLPEHFPAHDGVSGQTWRWGRENYVRLDPATAVAHVVDVGRPARLGEGA
- the glgB gene encoding 1,4-alpha-glucan branching protein GlgB, encoding MTAAPALDEVDRLLLGDHRDPHALLGPHPAGPDTVVRTAQPGAGSVAALVGGARYPLTEIAHGLFAGFVPGRVTDHRFLVDGTRVVDDPYAHPPTVAPEDLALIARGEHPRPWDVLGAHPRAGGVAFAVWAPHARGVRVAGDFDAWDGRGTPLRHLGAGVWELFVPGVRPGCRYKFRVLGADGRWQEHADPLAFATEVPPATASVVTAPGHAWRDEGWLARRRATDWTRAPVSVYEVHLGSWRPGRGYRELAHELGEYLVGTGFTHVELMPVTEHPFGGSWGYQVGSYYAPTARFGTPDDLRFFVDHLHSLGIGVILDWVPAHFPRDAWALARFDGTPLYEHPDPRRGEHPDWGTLVFDLGKPQVRGFLLGSALYWLTEFHFDGLRVDAVASMLYLDYSRPDGAWLPNEHGGREDLEAVAFLRALTGAVARRCPGALVLAEESTSWPGVTSPDGLGFDFKWNMGWMHDALGYLRHDPVHRAAHHGAITHSTSYAWSERYVLPLSHDEVVHGKGSLWGRMPGDDHARAAGVRALLAYQWAHPGKKLLFMGCEFGQPGEWDADGSLAWWLLSPEGDGAHHHRGIQRLVTHLNALYRGEPALHSLDASPDGFSWVRADDAANNVLVFQRHGDDGSVLVCAVNFAGVPHPGHRVGLPGAGRWREVLNTDRAEYGGAGVVNGEVGAVARPWDGLPASAVLDLPASGVVWLTRG
- a CDS encoding alpha-ketoglutarate-dependent dioxygenase AlkB, yielding MLAPMQVSLFDDAAAPALRPLTGLRRTALGDGAWVDVLPAWLTGADEVFRHLAAEVPWRAERRRMYERVVDVPRLLCFYDEDAPLPHPVLARARAALSERYRDELGEPFRTAGLCYYRDGRDSVAWHGDTIGRGATHDTMVAILSVGAPRTLALRPRGGGAAVKYALGHGDLIVMGGSCQRTWEHAVPKAAGAVGPRVSVQFRPRGVR